The genome window TTCTGGAATGGGTTTACTATATGTCCACCTTCTATTACTCCCCTCCTAACTGCAACAGTGGGTAAGACTCCCAACTCCAGAGACAAAGTACGTGTGCATCCTACTAAAACCAGCCCTTATGTAACCATGGATCCTTGCAGTTCTTTTAGTCACTCTCAAACTGGGCACGCTGGCTGACACTTCcagcacaagaagaaaaagtgaaCGTACATCAGTTCAGTAACCCTTTTTAGATGGATCAAGTTCTTgaaagaggaaagcaaatgGTAAAAACGTTTTAGCAGCAAAGTGTTTAAATGCAAAGTGAAAATATTAACACAAACATTcgataaaaatattaaaccatatttttttcatataaaatacaGTACAGGACCAGGAGTTTTACTATGTTGTATAGTGCTCAGAGGAAACTGTTAAACTCATTACTTTCTGAAGTATATACACAATATGATTCTACAGCATTTGCCTATACAGCCAGCAAGTTCTTTTCTTATGTTGTTCATACCTTTCTTCGCTTTGAATAAGGAACCTACCATTCACAAATATTAAATTCTGCTCCTTCAGTAGAAAACTATCACCATTTTTTTatcaaaatttgttttaaagttaaCAGTCTATTCTAGGCCACCAAGTTTAGCTGAAAATGTGTGAAGCATGAAAATCAACCAGAGTAGCAGCTTTCAAAGATATGAACAGTAAAAACCAAGACTGCTGCTACTGTGTCATATTCTTGGACTTAATCCAATCAACTCTTAATACAAAACTAGAAGCTCTCCCGTAACTTCTACAGTTATCAATAtatttgtcttcttttcaaTGTGAAATAATACTTTGAGATGATCTATGTACACAAGGTGGTCAAGTCAAGctgtaatataaatataaatgttttcttttaagaagtaTTTTACAATGTTATATACACTTGCTCATTTTACTTCTGGGCtacaaaggaaaattaaggGCACTGAtacatgcagaaagaaaaattacatcaaATATACTGAATTAAATGCATAGGAAGTGAGAACAGTAGGTCATGTGAATCTTATAAAATCAATtagtatttctgtttgtttaataACAAGGGTATACCGAGGACAGTCTTTCTGACCCCAGACAAGTTATCAAATAGGCACCTTCGCTAATGAATTATGACTGGTTTTAGTGTTTTATGTATCTTTAATAAGAAGTAAATGTTTCCTACTTCATGATAAAGCAAAgcatgtgatttttaaaaaattctccaTGGGTTAATTGGTTAATTCTTATCTGAAAGTTAAACACTTAGTAAGTACAAAGCTGTAACAAATACCATACATAATATACCACcgcacatacacatacatacacatacacaccctctctccctccctccaccaTCCTCTCTCCAAATTTCCTCAATTAAGTTCACTCCAAACTTGCCTGGGCTGTAATTTATTTCTCAAGCTAagtcttttgttgttgtttttgaagaaaacacaCAGTACTTTTGGTCTTGCCTGttcaaataagaaaaagttGCAGTTCAAAATAATGAATACAATTTCACTTTGTTATTAATCTTTTGTTTTAATCATAGTACTTGATAAACAGCTGAACAGGATCCTAGTTTAACAGAAGGATAAACAAGAACACTGATGACAATTTGTTACAACTGCCTTAATGTACCTTTTGCTTAATAAACATCTGAATATGCAATGAAGTATTTTTGGAGGACaccccaaaagaaaacaacttgcTGGTTGAGCAACAGAAACAACTTCCTTTTTGCTATTATGCTGAAACCAAAgtcatttatatataaaaataaatgttatgttCTAACAAGAACATTTTAGACAATTACATCTGTgcttaacaaaaaaatattggtCACTCCAGACtagaataattaatattttaaaggtttttagATTATCTGAATGTATGGATACAACTCAACACAAACTGTAGCTGAAGGGAAACAGGACTTGAAAATATCAATTTGTCCATCTGGAATAAAAATGCAACTAAATTaactaattaaatatttaaaatactaccATGGAATGTGACAGTAGGTGTGGTCCATACCTACTATATCAGAGGGAAGGAAAGTTTAACATGAAATAATTCGTACCTTACACATTTAGTTAAATATAAACATTTGTTATTTATACATAAAGTCACTTCCAAAAACTATCAATAAGTGATTTAGTTGCACTTAAAATCAGTTTCATCTCTCATTTGCCGAGTATTAACTTTTCTTAATCTTAAATCAACTGTCACTAGTGCACTTTTAGTTAAAATTTCCCCTCAGGTAAGTTTTAATCCTTTTAAAAGAGCCCCCTCACCTAAACCATGAATGTACAAAGTGGCAAAAGTTAATCCCTTTTAGTATAATCATAGTTTATATACTCATTGTATAGCCAATAATAAGAATAGGCTTTCCTTTGCAAAATCTCCTTCACAACTTGCAACAAATGCCACGCGCTCAAAGGAAATAGGCGTGGCTAACACTTGTAAAATGCCAAGGTCTGACAAGTCTTGTTGCTTCCTCCACATCAAGCATCTCTTACATGAAAGAAGATTCCCTTCAGCTTGCCAAAAAGCTTCCACAAATCCAAGTTAGATGCTTCCTGGAAACAAAGATTTTTCAGCTCTGTTTGGCACAAGACTGATTCATCCTGCAGCTTTATGCTTTCCTCCACAGCACCCACATACCTCACCACAGTGATGGCATGCTCTCAAGGGGAGGTAGCAGCACATACATGGAGCAATGAATGAGAGTGCCACCAGTGCTAACCACCGTAAGCAGAACTTGTCATCACTAGTGTCACATGAACATGGATCAGAGAAATCTCCTTCAGAGTCTGACATGCAGTGATACAGCATGCTCTCTGCGCAAAGCATGCAACTAACTTGGTAGATACATCTTTTAATAGGATCTGGCGCATCTTGacattttcctctgctgttatCTTCATGATTAAACCTTTCCTGGCAGTATATACAGCGGGAACGCTCAccatcctcttttcttctttttgagtttttaaattttgatgAGGAAGGCTGAGTTTTAAATACCACAGAACTCTTTGAGTCTTTCAGGGAATTCAACTTAGTTCCATCCCCACATGGGTATAAATAGTCAGATTTTTTACTGTCTGATTTAGAAAATGGTATATTCGAGTCTGCGTCATCCCTCTCCAGGTCGTTCTTCCACATGTCAGGATGCCTGTAGTCTGCATAACGACGTATCAAAATGTCACGAGGGTTTATTCTAACAATTTCATCATCATCCTGAAAACTAACATGTCTGATTGACTTCAGCGGAACCTGAAATAGGAAAGCAAGATAAGTTTACTACAGTGAAGTCCCAAATTCATGTCCACCTACAATGTAAAACTTaggttagaaaataaaaaaaacaagactttttttcctctgctgcttgaAGATTAGAATTGCAGCTGCCTCGCTTCTCTTACTAGTACAATTTACAGACTTCCTCCCAGTAATCAGCATCTTGCAGACTATTAGGACCATGAGCTTTAGTATTCTTCCCTGATATTTTAGTATCTCATAAAACCTTTGGGTATTTTGTTATCTGCATAAAACTTGATACTGTTCTTAGAATTATGCTCAAAATTCAGGTTTTAACATCTTACAGTGGCAATTAATTCCACAGATGAATTACACCGAACGTGAATTTGCTGATTTCACATTGGTGATGTACCACTGCTTTAGGATTAACTCCTTGATATATCCACTTTGATTTACTCATGTTATCTAGGAAAAAACTTTCCTTCATTCCTGCTGGAAGTTTTCAAACTCCTTCCACTTTTGCAACAAGAGTATTGAATACTAGTTACTCATTCTCAAAGCCGTATTCTAATACGGATTTCACCATAAGAAGAATAAAATTCAgtagcatagaatcacagaatcaccaggttggaagagacccaccggatcatcaagtccaaccattcctatcaaacactaaaccatgtccctcagcacctcttccacccgtcccttaaacccctccagggaaggtgactcagccccctccctgggcagcctctgccagtgcccaatgacccttcctgtgaaaaattttttcccaatgtccagcctaaacctcccttggtggagcttgaggccattttctcttctcctgtcccctgtcacatgcaCAGATACAGGTGTATGTCCAACTCTTTTCCTTGCTCTGAGCTTTCCTGCCTCTGGGAGATGCCGCTCCTCATCTCGCCTCTTTCAGGGAAACACCTCAACGAGTCCCTGAACAAGCGGCTGTGTCTGTGCAGAGAGACAGCATGCTCAAAGGCCACCAGCCCTGGTGGGCAACAGCACAGACCCGGTTATATCGAGGACACAAATGAACATATATCATCTTCATCTCCATGAGATACCATGGGTGGAGATACTCAGCTGCAAAGTGTTATCTCTGAGCCTTCCCTGCCAGCCTGCATACAGAGTGTCACTAGGCTGATCAATAACAGTGGCTTCTAAATTCTAATATGCAGTACTTTACTTAAATTTTTTATAGTTTAAGACACCAGCAGGCAAACACGTAAGTACTTCTAAAATTCTCAACTTCTAATGAACTGACCATAATTCAAGATCTTTTACCTCAAAAAGCAAGTAAGAAGGAACATGCCAAACatacaaaacaaacagcagaaagacAAGATAGAATTCTATTTATTCTCTCTTATCACAACAGGGCAGGGGACCAtgaaaagctgctgaaggtgGCAAATTTGAAACATCTGAACTGAAATAAGGCAGACGCTAGATAAGTGTAAGACAGTGGATGAAATGACAGTGGACAGCCACTAAATATTACTGCAATCACGTCAAATGTGACTTTCAAGAAAACATACAGATAATGACAGGATAAAAATTTAGCACATATGTATGAAAGGAAAATAGGAGAAAGTGCACCAAAAATGCAGAAGTCTCAGTATGTCCCAGTATCCCTGCCCTACAGACAGACTTTTATTGCCCTGTGTTGTAGGGCTATTGTAATTGCAGCCAGAATACACGTGAGCTTCAAGtaaaattctgcctttttctcctGTCAAGTGTGCAGCCTGTCACCATTTCACCAAAGTaactggggggtggggggatcACTCCCTAAACAAAGAGCCTTACAAATTCTCATCGAATCATGAATTATTTGGGAATGCATCTTTAGCATTACCGTTGTTGTTTTGAGAGCATTTACCTTATCAGTACTGATCAAATTCATAAGACTCAATATGTCACCGTTCCATAGCCTAGGACAACAGCTGAACTGCGTGTTCTTAGTCTGTTGCAGTGTGAAACCATGCACTactgaaaacaatgtttttagTTAACATGCTTCTATTTCACTTTGCACGTGTGTATGCTCCTACTACACTGAAGTCTGCAAGCCCTGGTTTTGCAGtaggaggcagaggagggaagagggaaggcaGCTGTGGAAGAGGAAGGAACAGCTTCTTAAAATACGTCAGCTTCTGATTATGTAAGAATATCTGTAGCCTGCTCTAACCATTACTTCCCTGCTTGATAATCCTTGAGTGACATATTTTAAGTACAGAACTGTAATTAGAGCTGCTTTGCCCTGGGAGTTTCAACTGGAGTATGCTAACAAGGAGAATGTTTTTCCTTGGCTCCAAGCCATGTAGCTGGACTTCCACAAGATCTGAAGGATACACGGTGAAGCAAGTTTATGTCCTATTTAGCTACTACCGCTGCACTTCCATACTTCCCCAGCCTTTGATGCAAGCAGTTAGGCCTCTCCTTTGCTTAAAAAAGCAGAGTGCTTCTCAACTTTATTGTGTTTTCAAACAGGAGAAAGGGCCTATTCTTTTAGGATCAATAAGTAGCTGTGGATAATTGGCTTTATTTAACAGTCAACAGCTaaatttatttcaggaaaaaagcataaaaaaatgtC of Phaenicophaeus curvirostris isolate KB17595 chromosome 5, BPBGC_Pcur_1.0, whole genome shotgun sequence contains these proteins:
- the SPRED1 gene encoding sprouty-related, EVH1 domain-containing protein 1, yielding MSEETATSNNDNSYARVRAVVMTRDDSSGGWLPLGGGGLSCVTVFKVIPQEENSCADFLIHGERLRDKTVVLECTLKKDLVYNKVTPTFYHWKIDDKKFGLTFQSPADARAFDRGIRRAVEDISQGYPPAQNDVEVTEDCFQATQESSSGSLMKDHLFQHETLVTSEPYNSANLRPSALEDINTRRACFPSQPNQVPLKSIRHVSFQDDDEIVRINPRDILIRRYADYRHPDMWKNDLERDDADSNIPFSKSDSKKSDYLYPCGDGTKLNSLKDSKSSVVFKTQPSSSKFKNSKRRKEDGERSRCIYCQERFNHEDNSRGKCQDAPDPIKRCIYQVSCMLCAESMLYHCMSDSEGDFSDPCSCDTSDDKFCLRWLALVALSFIAPCMCCYLPLRACHHCGEVCGCCGGKHKAAG